From the Quercus lobata isolate SW786 chromosome 6, ValleyOak3.0 Primary Assembly, whole genome shotgun sequence genome, one window contains:
- the LOC115993633 gene encoding U-box domain-containing protein 5-like, with protein MGTDAAEVAEKLPDPCSFKGHFLMFTELLKLVDRISRIFPEIEAARPRCSAGIQSLCLLNCSIEKAKLLLQYCSESSKLYQAVRGDVMVSRFQRLRSLLEQSLGQIQTMCPVMLAMEISQIMDDLRSAKFSLDSSQEEAGKALRGLLTSTSDSFETSEVKAIQYAASTLHITSQNAILIEKQSIEKLIDKVSDSEATKKKTLKYLLYLLNKYGNLVLEDQSGNTCVQHEGAVASENRRKNSVHSESDEVESQIGYGHREAQFGVLSRAIPPEEFRCPISSRLMYDPVVIASGQTFERIWIQKWFDEGNDTCPKTKIKLAHLSLTPNTSLKDLTSKWCTRYGVTVTGPTMKPEVLHTWESSSVSSVSTGRSMDDIQLRLDLSNFSSGSLVTSFISDSPCTKIADCLSLTSMQTKDVHKFPSCAKINETDLKFLSELAELEWESQCEVVEDVKRHLNYTEENYYSLSYENFVEPLVRFMKDAFDRHDMIAQKAGCLLLFAFVSKVRSGISYLREEAFTLLATFLISEVTEEALDMLEVLSNPPSCRAKILASGALTSVVKTLNSHSKDFQERVIKILYNMSSSSDICPHIVSLECIPKLVPFFGYSTLAGKCAFILKNLCNVEEARISIAETSGCIASVTALLETGSHEDQENAVTVLLSLCSQRVQYCQWVMEGGVIPALVDISINGNEKGRVSALELLRLLRDIEYAEDRGCSGSDIDASKDTTDLSKEKKSSKTSGFFAKIPMFSKKKK; from the exons ATGGGGACTGATGCTGCTGAAGTAGCGGAAAAACTGCCAGATCCTTGTTCCTTTAAG GGGCACTTTTTAATGTTCACAGAACTCCTGAAATTGGTTGATAGAATATCAAGAATATTTCCAGAAATAGAAGCGGCTCGCCCTCGATGCTCAGCAGGAATACAATCACTATGCTTGTTGAACTGTTCAATTGAGAAGGCCAAGCTACTTCTTCAGTACTGCAGCGAGTCTAGTAAACTTTACCAG GCAGTAAGAGGTGATGTAATGGTCTCAAGATTTCAAAGGTTGAGGAGCTTGTTGGAGCAAAGTTTAGGCCAAATTCAAACTATGTGTCCAGTTATGCTGGCTATGGAG ATCTCTCAAATCATGGATGATCTTAGGAGTGCAAAATTTTCTCTGGACTCATCTCAGGAAGAGGCTGGTAAGGCTTTGCGAGGATTGCTCACTTCTACATCAGATTCATTTGAAACCTCTGAAGTTAAAGCTATTCAATATGCAGCTTCAACACTTCATATTACATCCCAAAATGCTATCTTGATAGAGAAACAATCTATCGAGAAGCTAATTGATAAAGTCAGTGATAGTGAGGCAACAAAAAAGAAGACTTTAAAATATCTTTTGTACCTATTAAATAAGTATGGAAATTTAGTTTTGGAAGATCAATCGGGGAATACCTGTGTTCAGCATGAAGGAGCAGTTGCATCTGAGAACAGAAGAAAGAATTCTGTGCACAGCGAGTCTGATGAAGTGGAATCACAAATCGGATATGGGCATCGCGAGGCTCAATTTGGCGTCTTAAGTAGAGCTATACCCCCCGAGGAATTTAGATGTCCAATATCTTCAAGATTGATGTATGATCCAGTTGTCATTGCATCTGGACAAACATTTGAGAGAATATGGATACAGAAGTGGTTTGATGAGGGTAATGATACATGTCCGAAGACTAAAATCAAACTGGCCCATCTGTCATTAACTCCAAACACGAGCCTGAAGGATTTAACATCAAAGTGGTGTACAAGGTATGGAGTCACTGTTACGGGCCCAACTATGAAACCAGAAGTCCTTCACACTTGGGAATCATCTTCCGTTTCTAGTGTCAGCACTGGCCGTTCTATGGATGATATACAGCTTCGGTTGGATCTTAGCAATTTTTCATCTGGATCTTTAGTCACAAGTTTCATCTCAGATTCACCATGCACTAAGATAGCAGATTGCTTAAGTTTGACGTCTATGCAGACAAAAGACGTGCACAAATTTCCATCTTGTGCTAAAATAAATGAGACAGATTTGAAATTTCTCTCTGAACTTGCTGAACTTGAATGGGAATCCCAATGTGAAGTTGTTGAAGATGTCAAAAGGCATCTAAATTACACtgaagaaaattattattctcTGTCATATGAGAACTTTGTTGAACCACTCGTTAGATTTATGAAGGATGCATTTGACCGGCATGATATGATAGCACAAAAGGCTGgatgtttgttgttgtttgcATTTGTGAGCAAAGTCAG AAGTGGGATCTCATACCTACGTGAAGAAGCATTTACTCTCTTGGCAACTTTTCTTATTTCAGAAGTCACAGAAGAAGCCCTAGATATGTTGGAAGTCTTGTCTAACCCACCGTCTTGTAGAGCCAAAATATTAGCATCTGGTGCTTTGACTTCTGTCGTAAAGACGCTCAACTCGCATAGCAAAGATTTCCAGGAACGGGTTATCAAGATTCTGTACAATATGTCCTCAAGCAGTGACATTTGTCCACACATTGTATCTTTGGAATGCATCCCAAAATTGGTTCCTTTCTTTGGTTATAGTACTCTTGCAGGAAAAtgtgcatttattttgaaaaatctgtgCAATGTAGAAGAGGCTAGAATTTCTATTGCTGAAACTAGTGGATGCATTGCTTCTGTTACTGCACTACTTGAGACTGGCAGTCATGAGGATCAAGAAAATGCAGTGACTGTTCTCCTTTCGCTATGCTCTCAACGTGTTCAGTATTGTCAGTGGGTCATGGAGGGAGGTGTCATTCCTGCTCTTGTTGATATATCTATCAATGGTAATGAAAAAGGCAGGGTGAGTGCCTTGGAATTGCTACGGCTCTTAAGAGATATCGAGTATGCTGAAGATCGGGGTTGCTCTGGATCTGATATTGATGCCTCTAAAGACACTACAGATCTctctaaagaaaagaaatcatctAAGACATCTGGATTTTTTGCAAAGATACCAATGTTTtcgaaaaagaagaagtga